In a genomic window of Canis lupus familiaris isolate Mischka breed German Shepherd chromosome 28, alternate assembly UU_Cfam_GSD_1.0, whole genome shotgun sequence:
- the CALHM2 gene encoding calcium homeostasis modulator protein 2 has translation MAALIAENFRFLSLFFKSKDVMIFNGLVALGTVGSQELFSVVAFHCPCSPARNYLYGLTAIGVPALALFLIGVILNNHTWNLVAECQYRRAKNCSAAPNFLLLSSILGRAAVAPVTWSVISLLRGEAYVCALSEFVDPSSLTAGEKGFPPAHATEILARFPCGEGPANLSGFREEVTRRLKYESQLFGWLLIGVVAILVFLTKCLKHYCSPLSYRQEAYWAQYRTNEDQLFQRTAEVHSRVLAANNVRRFFGFVALNKDDEELVARFPVEGTQPRPQWNAITGVYLYRENQGLPLYSRLHKWAQGLAGNGTAPETMEMAPLTS, from the exons ATGGCAGCCCTGATTGCAGAGAACTTCCGCTTCCTGTCGCTCTTCTTCAAGAGCAAGGATGTGATGATTTTCAATGGGCTGGTGGCACTGGGCACGGTGGGCAGCCAGGAGCTCTTCTCTGTGGTGGCTTTCCATTGCCCTTGCTCACCTGCCCGCAACTACCTGTACGGGCTGACGGCCATTGGCGTGCCTGCCCTGGCCCTCTTCCTCATTGGGGTCATCCTCAACAACCACACATGGAACCTGGTCGCTGAGTGCCAGTACCGGAGGGCCAAGAACTGCTCAGCTGCCCCCAACTTCCTCCTCCTAAGCTCCATCCTGGGCCGTGCAGCGGTGGCCCCTGTCACCTGGTCCGTCATTTCCCTGCTGCGAGGTGAGGCCTATGTCTGCGCTCTCAGCGAGTTTGTGGATCCCTCCTCACTCACAGCTGGGGAGAAGGGCTTCCCACCAGCCCATGCCACGGAAATCTTGGCCAGGTTCCCCTGCGGGGAGGGCCCCGCCAACCTGTCAGGCTTCCGGGAAGAGGTCACCCGCAGGCTCAAGTATGAGTCCCAG CTCTTCGGGTGGCTACTCATCGGCGTGGTGGCCATCCTGGTGTTCCTGACCAAGTGCCTCAAGCATTACTGCTCACCACTCAGCTACCGCCAGGAGGCCTACTGGGCACAGTACCGCACCAATGAGGACCAGCTCTTCCAGCGCACCGCCGAGGTACACTCACGGGTGCTGGCTGCCAACAATGTGCGCCGCTTCTTTGGCTTCGTGGCACTCAACAAGGATGACGAGGAGCTTGTTGCCAGGTTCCCAGTGGAAGGCACACAGCCTCGGCCACAGTGGAACGCCATCACTGGCGTCTACTTGTACCGTGAGAACCAGGGCCTCCCACTGTACAGCCGCCTGCACAAGTGGGCCCAAGGTCTGGCAGGCAATGGGACAGCACCAGAAACCATGGAGATGGCCCCCCTCACCTCCTGA
- the CALHM1 gene encoding calcium homeostasis modulator protein 1, which yields MDKFRMIFQFLQSNQESFMNGVCGIMALASAQVYSAFDFNCPCLPGYNAAYSAGILLAPPLVLFLLGLVMNNNVSVLAEEWKRPPGRRAKDPAVLRYMFCSMAQRALIAPVVWVAVTLLDGKCFLCAFCTAVPVTVLGNGSLAPGLPPPELARLLARVPCPDIYDGDWLLAREVAVRYLRCISQALGWSFVLLTTLLAFVVRSVRPCFTQAAFLKSKYWSHYIDIERKLFDETCTEHAKAFAKVCIQQFFEAVNHDLELGHAHGALATAPAGSAAPATTDGAEEEREKLRGITDQGTMNRLLTSWHKCKPPLQLGQEEPLMGNGWAGGRPRPPRKEVATYFSGV from the exons ATGGACAAGTTCCGGATGATCTTCCAGTTCCTGCAGTCCAACCAGGAGTCCTTCATGAACGGCGTCTGCGGCATCATGGCCCTGGCCAGCGCCCAGGTGTACTCCGCCTTCGATTTCAACTGCCCCTGCCTGCCCGGCTACAACGCGGCCTACAGCGCGGGCATCCTGCTGGCGCCGCCGCTCGTGCTCTTCCTGCTCGGCCTGGTCATGAACAACAACGTGTCCGTGCTGGCGGAGGAGTGGAAGCGGCCGCCGGGCCGCAGGGCCAAGGACCCCGCCGTGCTGCGCTACATGTTCTGCTCCATGGCCCAGCGCGCCCTCATCGCACCCGTCGTCTGGGTGGCCGTCACGCTGCTGGATGGCAAGTGCTTCCTCTGTGCCTTCTGCACCGCCGTACCAGTGACCGTGCTGGGCAACGGCAGCCTGGCCCCTGGCCTGCCTCCACCCGAGCTCGCCCGCCTGCTGGCCCGGGTGCCCTGCCCTGACATCTATGACGGCGACTGGCTGCTGGCCCGCGAGGTGGCCGTGCGCTACCTGCGCTGCATCTCCCAG GCACTGGGCTGGTCCTTTGTGCTGCTGACCACGCTGCTGGCCTTCGTCGTGCGCTCCGTGCGACCCTGCTTCACACAGGCTGCCTTCCTCAAAAGCAAGTACTGGTCCCACTATATTGACATCGAGCGCAAGCTCTTTGATGAGACGTGCACAGAGCACGCCAAGGCCTTCGCCAAGGTCTGCATCCAGCAGTTCTTTGAGGCGGTGAACCATGACCTGGAGTTGGGTCATGCCCACGGGGCACTGGCCACAGCCCCTGCTGGCTCAGCTGCCCCGGCGACCACTGACGGggctgaggaggagagggagaagctgcgCGGCATCACGGATCAAGGCACCATGAATAGGCTGCTCACGAGCTGGCACAAATGCAAGCCGCCCTTGCAGCTGGGCCAGGAGGAGCCACTGATGGGCAACggctgggcaggaggcaggcccCGGCCTCCACGCAAGGAGGTGGCCACCTACTTCAGCGGAGTGTGA